One stretch of Passer domesticus isolate bPasDom1 chromosome 2, bPasDom1.hap1, whole genome shotgun sequence DNA includes these proteins:
- the FAM76B gene encoding protein FAM76B isoform X3 has translation MAERGRRRRPAQGRAPAAGLAAAGPAGAAIGRRRSKECRIAHPIVKCTYCRSEFQQESKTNTICKKCAQNVKQFGTPKPCQYCNIIAAFIGTKCQRCTNSEKKYGPPQTCEQCKQQCAFDRKEEGRRKVDGKLLCWLCTLSYKRVLQKTKEQRKSLGSSHSNSSSSSLTEKDQHHSKHHHHHHHHHRHSSSHHKISNLSPEQDQGLWKQSHKSSATIQNETPKKKPKLESKPSNGDSSINQSADSGGTDNFVLISQLKEEVMSLKRLLQQRDQTILEKDKKLTELKADFQYQESNLRTKMNSMEKAHKETVEQLQAKNRELLKQVAALSKGKKFDKSGSILTSP, from the exons ATGGCAgagcggggccgccgccgccgcccggcgcAGGGCAGGGCGCCCGCGGCGGGAttggcggcggcggggccggcgggggcGGCGATTGGGCGGCGGCGTTCGAAG GAGTGCCGCATCGCCCACCCCATCGTGAAGTGCACCTACTGCCGCTCCGAGTTCCAGCAGGAGAG CAAAACCAACACAATATGCAAGAAATGTGCCCAAAACGTGAAGCAGTTTGGAACG CCCAAGCCTTGTCAGTATTGTAACATTATTGCAGCATTTATTGGCACAAAATGCCAGCGTTGCACCAACTCAGAGAAGAAGTATGGGCCGCCCCAGACCTGTGAGCAGTGCAAACAGCAATGTGCTTTTGATCGAAAAGAGGAGGGAAGAAGGAAG GTTGATGGAAAGCTGTTGTGTTGGCTCTGCACACTGTCCTACAAGAGAGTGctacagaagacaaaagaacAGAGGAAGAGCCTGGGATCTTCACATTCTAACTCCTCATCCTCATCTCTTACTGAGAAAGACCAGCATCATTCaaaacaccaccaccatcaccaccaccatCATCGTCACAGCAGCAGTCATCATAA AATCAGCAATCTGAGTCCAGAACAAGATCAGGGACTATGGAAACAGAG CCATAAATCCTCTGCAACTATTCAGAATGAAACtccaaagaaaaaacccaaactggaATCCAAGCCATCAAATGGAGATAG CTCTATAAATCAGTCTGCAGACAGTGGAGGAACTGACAACTTTGTCCTCATAAGTCAGCTGAAAGAAGAAGTAATGTCACTTAAACGTCTTCTGCAGCAAAGAGATCAGACTATTTTAGAGAAAgataaaaag TTGACAGAATTGAAGGCAGATTTCCAGTACCAAGAGTCTAACTTGAGGACGAAGATGAACAGTATGGAGAAAGCTCACAAGGAAACTGTGGAACAGTTGCAG GCCAAAAACAGAGAACTGCTCAAACAGGTCGCAGCATTGTCAAAGGGTAAAAAGTTTGATAAAAGTGGGAGTATCCTCACATCTCCTTGA
- the FAM76B gene encoding protein FAM76B isoform X1 encodes MAERGRRRRPAQGRAPAAGLAAAGPAGAAIGRRRSKECRIAHPIVKCTYCRSEFQQESKTNTICKKCAQNVKQFGTPKPCQYCNIIAAFIGTKCQRCTNSEKKYGPPQTCEQCKQQCAFDRKEEGRRKVDGKLLCWLCTLSYKRVLQKTKEQRKSLGSSHSNSSSSSLTEKDQHHSKHHHHHHHHHRHSSSHHKISNLSPEQDQGLWKQSHKSSATIQNETPKKKPKLESKPSNGDSSSINQSADSGGTDNFVLISQLKEEVMSLKRLLQQRDQTILEKDKKLTELKADFQYQESNLRTKMNSMEKAHKETVEQLQAKNRELLKQVAALSKGKKFDKSGSILTSP; translated from the exons ATGGCAgagcggggccgccgccgccgcccggcgcAGGGCAGGGCGCCCGCGGCGGGAttggcggcggcggggccggcgggggcGGCGATTGGGCGGCGGCGTTCGAAG GAGTGCCGCATCGCCCACCCCATCGTGAAGTGCACCTACTGCCGCTCCGAGTTCCAGCAGGAGAG CAAAACCAACACAATATGCAAGAAATGTGCCCAAAACGTGAAGCAGTTTGGAACG CCCAAGCCTTGTCAGTATTGTAACATTATTGCAGCATTTATTGGCACAAAATGCCAGCGTTGCACCAACTCAGAGAAGAAGTATGGGCCGCCCCAGACCTGTGAGCAGTGCAAACAGCAATGTGCTTTTGATCGAAAAGAGGAGGGAAGAAGGAAG GTTGATGGAAAGCTGTTGTGTTGGCTCTGCACACTGTCCTACAAGAGAGTGctacagaagacaaaagaacAGAGGAAGAGCCTGGGATCTTCACATTCTAACTCCTCATCCTCATCTCTTACTGAGAAAGACCAGCATCATTCaaaacaccaccaccatcaccaccaccatCATCGTCACAGCAGCAGTCATCATAA AATCAGCAATCTGAGTCCAGAACAAGATCAGGGACTATGGAAACAGAG CCATAAATCCTCTGCAACTATTCAGAATGAAACtccaaagaaaaaacccaaactggaATCCAAGCCATCAAATGGAGATAG TAGCTCTATAAATCAGTCTGCAGACAGTGGAGGAACTGACAACTTTGTCCTCATAAGTCAGCTGAAAGAAGAAGTAATGTCACTTAAACGTCTTCTGCAGCAAAGAGATCAGACTATTTTAGAGAAAgataaaaag TTGACAGAATTGAAGGCAGATTTCCAGTACCAAGAGTCTAACTTGAGGACGAAGATGAACAGTATGGAGAAAGCTCACAAGGAAACTGTGGAACAGTTGCAG GCCAAAAACAGAGAACTGCTCAAACAGGTCGCAGCATTGTCAAAGGGTAAAAAGTTTGATAAAAGTGGGAGTATCCTCACATCTCCTTGA
- the FAM76B gene encoding protein FAM76B isoform X8 has product MAERGRRRRPAQGRAPAAGLAAAGPAGAAIGRRRSKECRIAHPIVKCTYCRSEFQQESKTNTICKKCAQNVKQFGTPKPCQYCNIIAAFIGTKCQRCTNSEKKYGPPQTCEQCKQQCAFDRKEEGRRKVDGKLLCWLCTLSYKRVLQKTKEQRKSLGSSHSNSSSSSLTEKDQHHSKHHHHHHHHHRHSSSHHKISNLSPEQDQGLWKQSSSINQSADSGGTDNFVLISQLKEEVMSLKRLLQQRDQTILEKDKKLTELKADFQYQESNLRTKMNSMEKAHKETVEQLQAKNRELLKQVAALSKGKKFDKSGSILTSP; this is encoded by the exons ATGGCAgagcggggccgccgccgccgcccggcgcAGGGCAGGGCGCCCGCGGCGGGAttggcggcggcggggccggcgggggcGGCGATTGGGCGGCGGCGTTCGAAG GAGTGCCGCATCGCCCACCCCATCGTGAAGTGCACCTACTGCCGCTCCGAGTTCCAGCAGGAGAG CAAAACCAACACAATATGCAAGAAATGTGCCCAAAACGTGAAGCAGTTTGGAACG CCCAAGCCTTGTCAGTATTGTAACATTATTGCAGCATTTATTGGCACAAAATGCCAGCGTTGCACCAACTCAGAGAAGAAGTATGGGCCGCCCCAGACCTGTGAGCAGTGCAAACAGCAATGTGCTTTTGATCGAAAAGAGGAGGGAAGAAGGAAG GTTGATGGAAAGCTGTTGTGTTGGCTCTGCACACTGTCCTACAAGAGAGTGctacagaagacaaaagaacAGAGGAAGAGCCTGGGATCTTCACATTCTAACTCCTCATCCTCATCTCTTACTGAGAAAGACCAGCATCATTCaaaacaccaccaccatcaccaccaccatCATCGTCACAGCAGCAGTCATCATAA AATCAGCAATCTGAGTCCAGAACAAGATCAGGGACTATGGAAACAGAG TAGCTCTATAAATCAGTCTGCAGACAGTGGAGGAACTGACAACTTTGTCCTCATAAGTCAGCTGAAAGAAGAAGTAATGTCACTTAAACGTCTTCTGCAGCAAAGAGATCAGACTATTTTAGAGAAAgataaaaag TTGACAGAATTGAAGGCAGATTTCCAGTACCAAGAGTCTAACTTGAGGACGAAGATGAACAGTATGGAGAAAGCTCACAAGGAAACTGTGGAACAGTTGCAG GCCAAAAACAGAGAACTGCTCAAACAGGTCGCAGCATTGTCAAAGGGTAAAAAGTTTGATAAAAGTGGGAGTATCCTCACATCTCCTTGA
- the FAM76B gene encoding protein FAM76B isoform X9 — protein MAERGRRRRPAQGRAPAAGLAAAGPAGAAIGRRRSKECRIAHPIVKCTYCRSEFQQESKTNTICKKCAQNVKQFGTPKPCQYCNIIAAFIGTKCQRCTNSEKKYGPPQTCEQCKQQCAFDRKEEGRRKVDGKLLCWLCTLSYKRVLQKTKEQRKSLGSSHSNSSSSSLTEKDQHHSKHHHHHHHHHRHSSSHHKISNLSPEQDQGLWKQSSINQSADSGGTDNFVLISQLKEEVMSLKRLLQQRDQTILEKDKKLTELKADFQYQESNLRTKMNSMEKAHKETVEQLQAKNRELLKQVAALSKGKKFDKSGSILTSP, from the exons ATGGCAgagcggggccgccgccgccgcccggcgcAGGGCAGGGCGCCCGCGGCGGGAttggcggcggcggggccggcgggggcGGCGATTGGGCGGCGGCGTTCGAAG GAGTGCCGCATCGCCCACCCCATCGTGAAGTGCACCTACTGCCGCTCCGAGTTCCAGCAGGAGAG CAAAACCAACACAATATGCAAGAAATGTGCCCAAAACGTGAAGCAGTTTGGAACG CCCAAGCCTTGTCAGTATTGTAACATTATTGCAGCATTTATTGGCACAAAATGCCAGCGTTGCACCAACTCAGAGAAGAAGTATGGGCCGCCCCAGACCTGTGAGCAGTGCAAACAGCAATGTGCTTTTGATCGAAAAGAGGAGGGAAGAAGGAAG GTTGATGGAAAGCTGTTGTGTTGGCTCTGCACACTGTCCTACAAGAGAGTGctacagaagacaaaagaacAGAGGAAGAGCCTGGGATCTTCACATTCTAACTCCTCATCCTCATCTCTTACTGAGAAAGACCAGCATCATTCaaaacaccaccaccatcaccaccaccatCATCGTCACAGCAGCAGTCATCATAA AATCAGCAATCTGAGTCCAGAACAAGATCAGGGACTATGGAAACAGAG CTCTATAAATCAGTCTGCAGACAGTGGAGGAACTGACAACTTTGTCCTCATAAGTCAGCTGAAAGAAGAAGTAATGTCACTTAAACGTCTTCTGCAGCAAAGAGATCAGACTATTTTAGAGAAAgataaaaag TTGACAGAATTGAAGGCAGATTTCCAGTACCAAGAGTCTAACTTGAGGACGAAGATGAACAGTATGGAGAAAGCTCACAAGGAAACTGTGGAACAGTTGCAG GCCAAAAACAGAGAACTGCTCAAACAGGTCGCAGCATTGTCAAAGGGTAAAAAGTTTGATAAAAGTGGGAGTATCCTCACATCTCCTTGA
- the FAM76B gene encoding protein FAM76B isoform X5 produces MAERGRRRRPAQGRAPAAGLAAAGPAGAAIGRRRSKECRIAHPIVKCTYCRSEFQQESKTNTICKKCAQNVKQFGTPKPCQYCNIIAAFIGTKCQRCTNSEKKYGPPQTCEQCKQQCAFDRKEEGRRKVDGKLLCWLCTLSYKRVLQKTKEQRKSLGSSHSNSSSSSLTEKDQHHSKHHHHHHHHHRHSSSHHNHKSSATIQNETPKKKPKLESKPSNGDSSSINQSADSGGTDNFVLISQLKEEVMSLKRLLQQRDQTILEKDKKLTELKADFQYQESNLRTKMNSMEKAHKETVEQLQAKNRELLKQVAALSKGKKFDKSGSILTSP; encoded by the exons ATGGCAgagcggggccgccgccgccgcccggcgcAGGGCAGGGCGCCCGCGGCGGGAttggcggcggcggggccggcgggggcGGCGATTGGGCGGCGGCGTTCGAAG GAGTGCCGCATCGCCCACCCCATCGTGAAGTGCACCTACTGCCGCTCCGAGTTCCAGCAGGAGAG CAAAACCAACACAATATGCAAGAAATGTGCCCAAAACGTGAAGCAGTTTGGAACG CCCAAGCCTTGTCAGTATTGTAACATTATTGCAGCATTTATTGGCACAAAATGCCAGCGTTGCACCAACTCAGAGAAGAAGTATGGGCCGCCCCAGACCTGTGAGCAGTGCAAACAGCAATGTGCTTTTGATCGAAAAGAGGAGGGAAGAAGGAAG GTTGATGGAAAGCTGTTGTGTTGGCTCTGCACACTGTCCTACAAGAGAGTGctacagaagacaaaagaacAGAGGAAGAGCCTGGGATCTTCACATTCTAACTCCTCATCCTCATCTCTTACTGAGAAAGACCAGCATCATTCaaaacaccaccaccatcaccaccaccatCATCGTCACAGCAGCAGTCATCATAA CCATAAATCCTCTGCAACTATTCAGAATGAAACtccaaagaaaaaacccaaactggaATCCAAGCCATCAAATGGAGATAG TAGCTCTATAAATCAGTCTGCAGACAGTGGAGGAACTGACAACTTTGTCCTCATAAGTCAGCTGAAAGAAGAAGTAATGTCACTTAAACGTCTTCTGCAGCAAAGAGATCAGACTATTTTAGAGAAAgataaaaag TTGACAGAATTGAAGGCAGATTTCCAGTACCAAGAGTCTAACTTGAGGACGAAGATGAACAGTATGGAGAAAGCTCACAAGGAAACTGTGGAACAGTTGCAG GCCAAAAACAGAGAACTGCTCAAACAGGTCGCAGCATTGTCAAAGGGTAAAAAGTTTGATAAAAGTGGGAGTATCCTCACATCTCCTTGA
- the FAM76B gene encoding protein FAM76B isoform X7, translated as MAERGRRRRPAQGRAPAAGLAAAGPAGAAIGRRRSKECRIAHPIVKCTYCRSEFQQESKTNTICKKCAQNVKQFGTPKPCQYCNIIAAFIGTKCQRCTNSEKKYGPPQTCEQCKQQCAFDRKEEGRRKVDGKLLCWLCTLSYKRVLQKTKEQRKSLGSSHSNSSSSSLTEKDQHHSKHHHHHHHHHRHSSSHHNHKSSATIQNETPKKKPKLESKPSNGDSSINQSADSGGTDNFVLISQLKEEVMSLKRLLQQRDQTILEKDKKLTELKADFQYQESNLRTKMNSMEKAHKETVEQLQAKNRELLKQVAALSKGKKFDKSGSILTSP; from the exons ATGGCAgagcggggccgccgccgccgcccggcgcAGGGCAGGGCGCCCGCGGCGGGAttggcggcggcggggccggcgggggcGGCGATTGGGCGGCGGCGTTCGAAG GAGTGCCGCATCGCCCACCCCATCGTGAAGTGCACCTACTGCCGCTCCGAGTTCCAGCAGGAGAG CAAAACCAACACAATATGCAAGAAATGTGCCCAAAACGTGAAGCAGTTTGGAACG CCCAAGCCTTGTCAGTATTGTAACATTATTGCAGCATTTATTGGCACAAAATGCCAGCGTTGCACCAACTCAGAGAAGAAGTATGGGCCGCCCCAGACCTGTGAGCAGTGCAAACAGCAATGTGCTTTTGATCGAAAAGAGGAGGGAAGAAGGAAG GTTGATGGAAAGCTGTTGTGTTGGCTCTGCACACTGTCCTACAAGAGAGTGctacagaagacaaaagaacAGAGGAAGAGCCTGGGATCTTCACATTCTAACTCCTCATCCTCATCTCTTACTGAGAAAGACCAGCATCATTCaaaacaccaccaccatcaccaccaccatCATCGTCACAGCAGCAGTCATCATAA CCATAAATCCTCTGCAACTATTCAGAATGAAACtccaaagaaaaaacccaaactggaATCCAAGCCATCAAATGGAGATAG CTCTATAAATCAGTCTGCAGACAGTGGAGGAACTGACAACTTTGTCCTCATAAGTCAGCTGAAAGAAGAAGTAATGTCACTTAAACGTCTTCTGCAGCAAAGAGATCAGACTATTTTAGAGAAAgataaaaag TTGACAGAATTGAAGGCAGATTTCCAGTACCAAGAGTCTAACTTGAGGACGAAGATGAACAGTATGGAGAAAGCTCACAAGGAAACTGTGGAACAGTTGCAG GCCAAAAACAGAGAACTGCTCAAACAGGTCGCAGCATTGTCAAAGGGTAAAAAGTTTGATAAAAGTGGGAGTATCCTCACATCTCCTTGA
- the FAM76B gene encoding protein FAM76B isoform X4: MAAAGAAAAPALYACTKCNQRYPFEELSQGQQLCKECRIAHPIVKCTYCRSEFQQESKTNTICKKCAQNVKQFGTPKPCQYCNIIAAFIGTKCQRCTNSEKKYGPPQTCEQCKQQCAFDRKEEGRRKVDGKLLCWLCTLSYKRVLQKTKEQRKSLGSSHSNSSSSSLTEKDQHHSKHHHHHHHHHRHSSSHHKISNLSPEQDQGLWKQSHKSSATIQNETPKKKPKLESKPSNGDSSINQSADSGGTDNFVLISQLKEEVMSLKRLLQQRDQTILEKDKKLTELKADFQYQESNLRTKMNSMEKAHKETVEQLQAKNRELLKQVAALSKGKKFDKSGSILTSP, translated from the exons atggcggcggcgggcgcggcggccgCCCCGGCGCTTTATGCGTGCACCAAGTGCAATCAGCGGTACCCGTTCGAGGAGCTCtcgcagggccagcagctgtgCAAG GAGTGCCGCATCGCCCACCCCATCGTGAAGTGCACCTACTGCCGCTCCGAGTTCCAGCAGGAGAG CAAAACCAACACAATATGCAAGAAATGTGCCCAAAACGTGAAGCAGTTTGGAACG CCCAAGCCTTGTCAGTATTGTAACATTATTGCAGCATTTATTGGCACAAAATGCCAGCGTTGCACCAACTCAGAGAAGAAGTATGGGCCGCCCCAGACCTGTGAGCAGTGCAAACAGCAATGTGCTTTTGATCGAAAAGAGGAGGGAAGAAGGAAG GTTGATGGAAAGCTGTTGTGTTGGCTCTGCACACTGTCCTACAAGAGAGTGctacagaagacaaaagaacAGAGGAAGAGCCTGGGATCTTCACATTCTAACTCCTCATCCTCATCTCTTACTGAGAAAGACCAGCATCATTCaaaacaccaccaccatcaccaccaccatCATCGTCACAGCAGCAGTCATCATAA AATCAGCAATCTGAGTCCAGAACAAGATCAGGGACTATGGAAACAGAG CCATAAATCCTCTGCAACTATTCAGAATGAAACtccaaagaaaaaacccaaactggaATCCAAGCCATCAAATGGAGATAG CTCTATAAATCAGTCTGCAGACAGTGGAGGAACTGACAACTTTGTCCTCATAAGTCAGCTGAAAGAAGAAGTAATGTCACTTAAACGTCTTCTGCAGCAAAGAGATCAGACTATTTTAGAGAAAgataaaaag TTGACAGAATTGAAGGCAGATTTCCAGTACCAAGAGTCTAACTTGAGGACGAAGATGAACAGTATGGAGAAAGCTCACAAGGAAACTGTGGAACAGTTGCAG GCCAAAAACAGAGAACTGCTCAAACAGGTCGCAGCATTGTCAAAGGGTAAAAAGTTTGATAAAAGTGGGAGTATCCTCACATCTCCTTGA
- the FAM76B gene encoding protein FAM76B isoform X6: MAAAGAAAAPALYACTKCNQRYPFEELSQGQQLCKECRIAHPIVKCTYCRSEFQQESKTNTICKKCAQNVKQFGTPKPCQYCNIIAAFIGTKCQRCTNSEKKYGPPQTCEQCKQQCAFDRKEEGRRKVDGKLLCWLCTLSYKRVLQKTKEQRKSLGSSHSNSSSSSLTEKDQHHSKHHHHHHHHHRHSSSHHNHKSSATIQNETPKKKPKLESKPSNGDSSSINQSADSGGTDNFVLISQLKEEVMSLKRLLQQRDQTILEKDKKLTELKADFQYQESNLRTKMNSMEKAHKETVEQLQAKNRELLKQVAALSKGKKFDKSGSILTSP, translated from the exons atggcggcggcgggcgcggcggccgCCCCGGCGCTTTATGCGTGCACCAAGTGCAATCAGCGGTACCCGTTCGAGGAGCTCtcgcagggccagcagctgtgCAAG GAGTGCCGCATCGCCCACCCCATCGTGAAGTGCACCTACTGCCGCTCCGAGTTCCAGCAGGAGAG CAAAACCAACACAATATGCAAGAAATGTGCCCAAAACGTGAAGCAGTTTGGAACG CCCAAGCCTTGTCAGTATTGTAACATTATTGCAGCATTTATTGGCACAAAATGCCAGCGTTGCACCAACTCAGAGAAGAAGTATGGGCCGCCCCAGACCTGTGAGCAGTGCAAACAGCAATGTGCTTTTGATCGAAAAGAGGAGGGAAGAAGGAAG GTTGATGGAAAGCTGTTGTGTTGGCTCTGCACACTGTCCTACAAGAGAGTGctacagaagacaaaagaacAGAGGAAGAGCCTGGGATCTTCACATTCTAACTCCTCATCCTCATCTCTTACTGAGAAAGACCAGCATCATTCaaaacaccaccaccatcaccaccaccatCATCGTCACAGCAGCAGTCATCATAA CCATAAATCCTCTGCAACTATTCAGAATGAAACtccaaagaaaaaacccaaactggaATCCAAGCCATCAAATGGAGATAG TAGCTCTATAAATCAGTCTGCAGACAGTGGAGGAACTGACAACTTTGTCCTCATAAGTCAGCTGAAAGAAGAAGTAATGTCACTTAAACGTCTTCTGCAGCAAAGAGATCAGACTATTTTAGAGAAAgataaaaag TTGACAGAATTGAAGGCAGATTTCCAGTACCAAGAGTCTAACTTGAGGACGAAGATGAACAGTATGGAGAAAGCTCACAAGGAAACTGTGGAACAGTTGCAG GCCAAAAACAGAGAACTGCTCAAACAGGTCGCAGCATTGTCAAAGGGTAAAAAGTTTGATAAAAGTGGGAGTATCCTCACATCTCCTTGA
- the FAM76B gene encoding protein FAM76B isoform X2, with amino-acid sequence MAAAGAAAAPALYACTKCNQRYPFEELSQGQQLCKECRIAHPIVKCTYCRSEFQQESKTNTICKKCAQNVKQFGTPKPCQYCNIIAAFIGTKCQRCTNSEKKYGPPQTCEQCKQQCAFDRKEEGRRKVDGKLLCWLCTLSYKRVLQKTKEQRKSLGSSHSNSSSSSLTEKDQHHSKHHHHHHHHHRHSSSHHKISNLSPEQDQGLWKQSHKSSATIQNETPKKKPKLESKPSNGDSSSINQSADSGGTDNFVLISQLKEEVMSLKRLLQQRDQTILEKDKKLTELKADFQYQESNLRTKMNSMEKAHKETVEQLQAKNRELLKQVAALSKGKKFDKSGSILTSP; translated from the exons atggcggcggcgggcgcggcggccgCCCCGGCGCTTTATGCGTGCACCAAGTGCAATCAGCGGTACCCGTTCGAGGAGCTCtcgcagggccagcagctgtgCAAG GAGTGCCGCATCGCCCACCCCATCGTGAAGTGCACCTACTGCCGCTCCGAGTTCCAGCAGGAGAG CAAAACCAACACAATATGCAAGAAATGTGCCCAAAACGTGAAGCAGTTTGGAACG CCCAAGCCTTGTCAGTATTGTAACATTATTGCAGCATTTATTGGCACAAAATGCCAGCGTTGCACCAACTCAGAGAAGAAGTATGGGCCGCCCCAGACCTGTGAGCAGTGCAAACAGCAATGTGCTTTTGATCGAAAAGAGGAGGGAAGAAGGAAG GTTGATGGAAAGCTGTTGTGTTGGCTCTGCACACTGTCCTACAAGAGAGTGctacagaagacaaaagaacAGAGGAAGAGCCTGGGATCTTCACATTCTAACTCCTCATCCTCATCTCTTACTGAGAAAGACCAGCATCATTCaaaacaccaccaccatcaccaccaccatCATCGTCACAGCAGCAGTCATCATAA AATCAGCAATCTGAGTCCAGAACAAGATCAGGGACTATGGAAACAGAG CCATAAATCCTCTGCAACTATTCAGAATGAAACtccaaagaaaaaacccaaactggaATCCAAGCCATCAAATGGAGATAG TAGCTCTATAAATCAGTCTGCAGACAGTGGAGGAACTGACAACTTTGTCCTCATAAGTCAGCTGAAAGAAGAAGTAATGTCACTTAAACGTCTTCTGCAGCAAAGAGATCAGACTATTTTAGAGAAAgataaaaag TTGACAGAATTGAAGGCAGATTTCCAGTACCAAGAGTCTAACTTGAGGACGAAGATGAACAGTATGGAGAAAGCTCACAAGGAAACTGTGGAACAGTTGCAG GCCAAAAACAGAGAACTGCTCAAACAGGTCGCAGCATTGTCAAAGGGTAAAAAGTTTGATAAAAGTGGGAGTATCCTCACATCTCCTTGA